Proteins encoded together in one Halomarina salina window:
- a CDS encoding PLP-dependent cysteine synthase family protein, translating into MTTHREPLSSVLETVGETPLVAVHAAPDEVPVYAKLESFNPGASVKDRIGTYMLERMLDDGTVEPGDTVVEPTAGNTGIGFAVAAGQLDVEAVFVVPERFSEEKQQLMRALGAEVVNTPTEEGMEGAIRRAGELADERNGVVPQQFSNPLNVETHYERTAPEIDEALDGEVGAVVAGCGTAGTLMGIARYFRERDPDTYVAAVEPEGSVYERFFQDDPDGPTHGEYKTEGIGTSDIATNELFDPAMVDELVTVPDERAQEELKRLAREEGQLVASSAGAASVAARQVAEQIRDGEVDAPYDSVVTVFPDSSERYLSKGIYDSFEEWQG; encoded by the coding sequence ATGACCACCCACCGCGAGCCGCTGTCGTCGGTGCTGGAGACGGTCGGTGAGACCCCGCTGGTCGCCGTCCACGCCGCCCCCGACGAGGTGCCCGTCTACGCCAAACTGGAGTCGTTCAACCCCGGCGCGAGCGTGAAGGACCGCATCGGGACGTACATGCTCGAACGGATGCTCGACGACGGCACCGTCGAACCGGGCGACACCGTCGTCGAACCCACCGCCGGAAACACCGGTATCGGGTTCGCCGTCGCCGCCGGACAGCTCGACGTCGAGGCGGTCTTCGTCGTCCCCGAGCGGTTCAGCGAGGAGAAGCAGCAACTCATGCGCGCACTCGGAGCCGAGGTGGTCAACACGCCGACGGAGGAGGGGATGGAGGGAGCCATCCGGCGCGCCGGTGAACTCGCCGACGAGCGCAACGGCGTCGTCCCCCAGCAGTTCTCGAACCCGCTCAACGTCGAGACGCACTACGAGCGAACCGCCCCCGAGATAGACGAGGCGCTCGACGGCGAGGTCGGAGCCGTCGTGGCCGGCTGTGGCACAGCCGGGACGCTGATGGGCATCGCGCGGTACTTCCGCGAGCGCGACCCCGACACCTACGTCGCGGCCGTCGAACCCGAAGGGAGCGTCTACGAGCGGTTCTTCCAGGACGATCCAGACGGGCCGACCCACGGCGAGTACAAGACCGAAGGCATCGGCACGAGCGACATCGCCACGAACGAACTGTTCGACCCGGCGATGGTCGACGAACTCGTCACCGTCCCCGACGAGCGGGCACAGGAGGAACTCAAGCGACTCGCCCGCGAGGAGGGTCAGCTGGTCGCCTCGTCGGCGGGCGCGGCGAGCGTCGCCGCACGACAGGTCGCCGAGCAGATTCGCGACGGCGAGGTCGACGCCCCCTACGACTCCGTCGTGACCGTGTTCCCAGACTCCTCCGAGCGCTACCTCTCGAAGGGCATCTACGACTCATTCGAGGAGTGGCAGGGCTGA
- a CDS encoding carboxymuconolactone decarboxylase family protein codes for MATTDDDARVALLDPTDVPEEYRYLYDDDVLGELNLFRAMGHVPRAMQAYMRFGAALWSVGDLSTRERELAILAVARSQRSRYEWHQHVDIGREAGVSTEELRHLARDDDSVFSEREQAIVRYAEAVAAGTVTGPLFEAARTVTDTETVVGLTLLASHYLLTARFLDALSIPTETAFAGWLPEE; via the coding sequence ATGGCGACCACCGACGACGACGCTCGCGTCGCACTGCTCGACCCCACCGACGTCCCCGAGGAGTACCGCTACCTCTACGACGACGACGTGCTCGGCGAGTTGAACCTGTTCCGGGCGATGGGCCACGTCCCGCGAGCGATGCAGGCGTACATGCGGTTCGGGGCGGCGCTCTGGAGCGTCGGCGACCTCTCGACGCGCGAACGGGAACTCGCCATCCTCGCCGTCGCCCGGTCACAGCGGTCGCGCTACGAGTGGCACCAGCACGTCGACATCGGTCGGGAAGCGGGCGTCTCGACCGAGGAGCTCCGTCACCTCGCCCGCGACGACGATTCGGTGTTCTCCGAGCGAGAGCAGGCCATCGTACGGTACGCGGAGGCGGTCGCCGCGGGCACCGTCACCGGACCGCTGTTCGAGGCTGCACGGACCGTCACGGACACCGAGACGGTCGTCGGTCTGACGCTGCTCGCTAGTCACTACCTCCTCACCGCCCGGTTCCTCGACGCTCTCTCGATTCCGACCGAGACGGCGTTCGCGGGGTGGCTCCCCGAGGAGTGA